TACGAAACACCTTGGGCGATATCGCAGGTATGGTTTGCGATGGAGCTAAAACTTCTTGTGCTCTTAAAGTTGCATCCGCAGTAGAAGCTGCAATAAGTGCAGCTTTCCTCTCAATGAAAGGGATCTGCATCCCCGGTAAAGATGGTATTCTAGATGAGAATATTGAAACCTGTATTAAAAATATCGGCTATCTCGGGTCATTCGGTATGATCGGAGCTGATAAAGCTATCTTAAAAATTATGACCAGTAAAAAAGCTGCTGCATAAGTCTGATATAAATTGTCTCACAAAAAATCCCCCGTCAGAATTTCTGGCGGGGGATTTTTTTGTTGTAGCTTAGTAATTTCATTCTAATTCTACTTTTAAGCGTTCTGCAATGGTTTTAGCAGCTTTTCTACCTGCGCCCATGGCGGAGATTACAGTTGCTGAACCTCCTACAATGTCGCCTCCGGCAAAAACATTCGGAATAGAAGTTTCACCTGTTTCAGGATCAGCTTCAATATATCCGCGTTTGCTTAAGGATAGGCCGGGAGTTGCTTCAAGAAGCACCGGATTGGCGCCGGTTCCGACTGCAAGAATGACCATATCAACTTCGAGTTCTTTGGTCTTACCTTCAACAGGTACAGGTCTGCAACGACCGGAGTCGTCAGGCTCACCAAGTTCCATTACCTGTAAGGTCATAGACTTAACATGCGAGTTTTCATCACCGTTGATGGAAATAGGGGAAGTGAGCAGTTCAAGCTTCACGCCTTCTTCAATTGCATGATGAAGTTCTTCACGTCTGGCAGGCATTTCATCCTGAGTACGACGATAAGTAATATAGACATTTTCCGCGCCGAGTCTAAGGGCCGTGCGGGCTGCGTCCATGGCAACGTTACCACCGCCGACAACCGCAACATTACGCGGTCTTGGGGCAGGAGTATCGTAGTTGGGGAAATCGTATGCACGGCCTAAATTGATGCGGGTTAAGTACTCGTTAGAAGAGTAAACGCCGACGAGATTTTCACCGGGGATGTTCAGGAACCATGGCAACCCAGCTCCTACACCGATAAAAATAGCATCGTAACCATCATCAAGAAGGTCTTGAATCGTGATAGTTTTACCGCCGACCCAGTTTGGAAGGAAGGTAACACCTTTAGCCCAGAGTGCTCCAACTTCGCGAGCGACAATGGATTTAGGGAGTCTGAATTCAGGAATACCATAAACAAGAACTCCACCGATTTCATGTAGAGCTTCATATACTGTGACAGGTACGCCGCGGGCGGCAAGGTACCCGGAAACAGTAAGGCTGGATGGTCCTGAACCGATACATGCAACTTTTACATGCTCGTTGGGCAGACTACACGCTGTGTCACCCGTGATCATTTCACAGGCAGAGTCGCTGTCGAAAGTATCGGCAACAAATCTTTCAAGGCGGCCGATGGCAACAGGCTCATGTTTTTTACCGAGAATACAGGAGCCTTCGCACTGATTCTCCTGCGGACAGACTCGTCCGCAGACTGCCGGCAGGGCATTAGTTTGTTTGATAACTTTATATGCGGAAGGAATGTCTCCTGCGGCCAGATGTCCGATGAATCCTTTAATATCAATTTCAACAGGACATCCTTTCTGGCACATTGGGACTTTACACTGGATGCAGCGGTTTGCTTCTTCAATAGCCTGCTCGCGGCTGTAGCCAAGTGCGACTTCTTTGAAGTTTTTGTTACGAACATCTGCAGGTTGTTCCGGCATCGGAGTACGGGTAGGGTTGAACTTTTTTTTATTTACCATGCTCGCTCCTGAACAAATCCATTGATTCGTTCTCTTGGTTTTTATACTGGGCAAGGCGCATTCTGAGTTCGTTAAAGTCTACTTTGTGTCCGTCGAATTCTGGGCCGTCAACACATGCAAAGCGAGTTTCTCCACCGACATTGCAACGGCAAGCTCCGCACATTCCGACTCCGTCAACCATGATAGAGTTAAGACTTACTACGGTCCTGACTCCGAAAGGTTTTGTGACTTTGGAAACGGCTTCCATCATAGGAACAGGGCCGATGGCGACAACTTCTGCAACGTCTTTATCTTTTTCAAGACGGTCGCGGAGAACTTCGGTGACAAATCCTTTATGCCCGGTACTTCCATCGTCAGTTGCGATCAGAAGTTCAGGACAGAATCCGCCTAGTTCATCACAGAACAGGAGCAGGTCTTTGCTTCTGGCACCGACAATTGCGACAACGTGATTGCCTGCTCTGTGGTGCCCTTTGGCGATATGATGCATGGCGGCAATTCCGGTTCCGCCGCCGACACAGATGACCGTACCGCACTTTTCAATATGAGTAGGTTTTCCGAGAGGTCCGCAGACGTCAAGGATGGTGTCGCCTTCTTTTAGTGTTTCAAGGAGTGCCGAACTTTTACCTACAACGA
The genomic region above belongs to Desulfovibrio sp. UCD-KL4C and contains:
- the gltA gene encoding NADPH-dependent glutamate synthase, producing MVNKKKFNPTRTPMPEQPADVRNKNFKEVALGYSREQAIEEANRCIQCKVPMCQKGCPVEIDIKGFIGHLAAGDIPSAYKVIKQTNALPAVCGRVCPQENQCEGSCILGKKHEPVAIGRLERFVADTFDSDSACEMITGDTACSLPNEHVKVACIGSGPSSLTVSGYLAARGVPVTVYEALHEIGGVLVYGIPEFRLPKSIVAREVGALWAKGVTFLPNWVGGKTITIQDLLDDGYDAIFIGVGAGLPWFLNIPGENLVGVYSSNEYLTRINLGRAYDFPNYDTPAPRPRNVAVVGGGNVAMDAARTALRLGAENVYITYRRTQDEMPARREELHHAIEEGVKLELLTSPISINGDENSHVKSMTLQVMELGEPDDSGRCRPVPVEGKTKELEVDMVILAVGTGANPVLLEATPGLSLSKRGYIEADPETGETSIPNVFAGGDIVGGSATVISAMGAGRKAAKTIAERLKVELE
- a CDS encoding sulfide/dihydroorotate dehydrogenase-like FAD/NAD-binding protein gives rise to the protein MSNKILRKKALIPGQTSMLVIHAPQIAKKAKPGNFVILRIHSKGERVPLTIADTDQNAGTITIVYLVVGKSSALLETLKEGDTILDVCGPLGKPTHIEKCGTVICVGGGTGIAAMHHIAKGHHRAGNHVVAIVGARSKDLLLFCDELGGFCPELLIATDDGSTGHKGFVTEVLRDRLEKDKDVAEVVAIGPVPMMEAVSKVTKPFGVRTVVSLNSIMVDGVGMCGACRCNVGGETRFACVDGPEFDGHKVDFNELRMRLAQYKNQENESMDLFRSEHGK